From the Aquirufa lenticrescens genome, the window GGTATATTTGACCAATAAAATAAAAACACTATGGCGATTTTTATTGCACCGACGGCCAGCGTCATGGGCCGCGTTTTTGTCTCGAAGGATGTGTCTGTTTGGTATGGCGCAGTGATTCGTGCAGATGTAGAAGAGATTCATTTGGGTGAAGGATGCAATATTCAAGATAATGCAGTTCTGCACGCAGATGAAGGTGATAAAACCATCATTGGACCTCACGTTACGGTCGGTCACGGTGCGATTGTTCATGGCGCAGAAATAGGCGAGGGTAGTTTAGTGGGAATGCAAGCTACGGTGTTGAATAGGGCCAAAGTAGGCAAGTTTTGCCTCATCGGAGCTCATGCCTTAGTCACGGAAGGGATGGAAATTCCTGATTACTCCCTTGTTTTAGGAACGCCAGCAAAGGTCGTTAAGACGCTGAATGAAGATCAAATTAATCGCCTTAAATACGGCCCACCACATTATGTAAAAATGGGTGCCGAACACAAATCAGGCAAATTCCCTTTATTAACCGCAGCAGACTTCGAATAATGGAACT encodes:
- a CDS encoding gamma carbonic anhydrase family protein; translation: MAIFIAPTASVMGRVFVSKDVSVWYGAVIRADVEEIHLGEGCNIQDNAVLHADEGDKTIIGPHVTVGHGAIVHGAEIGEGSLVGMQATVLNRAKVGKFCLIGAHALVTEGMEIPDYSLVLGTPAKVVKTLNEDQINRLKYGPPHYVKMGAEHKSGKFPLLTAADFE